GTCGAGAACACGAACAGCCGCGCGATCAGGTGGCCGAAGTGGCCGCCGCCCAGCTCCGCCAGCCGCACGTTCCGGAACTCGTTCTCCGCGCGCAGGAATGCGAGGGTGTCCTCGGACCGGCCGGTGCCGTCGGCCTTGCCGGCGCGGGCCAGCAGCAGCCGGGCCTGGCCGAGCAGGTCGAGGGCGATGTTCGCGATCGCGACCTCGTCTTCCAGCTCGGGCGCGCCCGCGACCCATTCCTGCAGCCGGTGCGAGAAAATCAGCGCGTCGTCGCCGAGCATCAGGCAGTACGCGGCCAGCCGCGCACTGTCCACTCCGGACGGCACCGAAGTGTCCACGCCGGACAGCGGATCGGCGAAGCCGGTGCCGAACGCCCACCGCGAGTCGTTCTCTTCGGTGATGGATTCGTAGACGTTGTCAAAGGACACAGCAGGACATCCCTTACATGTGCGGAACGTTGTCGGGAATGTCGTAGAACGTCGGGTGCCGGTACACCTTGTCCCCGCTGGGCGCGAAGAACGGGTCCTTCTCGTCCGGCGACGACGCGGTGATGTCCGAGGCGCGCACCACCCAGATCGAGACGCCCTCGTTGCGGCGGGTGTAGAGATCGCGGGCGTGGTGCAGCGCCATCTCGTCGTCCGCCGCGTGCAGCGAACCCACGTGCACGTGGTTCAGCCCGCGCTTCCCGCGGACGAACACCTCGTACAGCGGCCAGTCGTGCTTCATCAGGAACCCTTCTTCGCAGCATGTGCGGCAGCGGCCTCGCGAACCCAGGCCCCGTCTTCGTGCGCCTTGCGCCGGTGCGCGATCCGCTGCGCGTTGCACGGACCGTTGCCCTTGAGCACGTTCTTGAACTCGTCCCAGTCGACCGCGCCGAAGTCGTAGTGCTCCCGCTCGGCGTTCCATTTCAGGTCCGGGTCCGGGAAGGTGACCCCGAGGGCTTTCGCCTGCGGCACCGACATGTCGACGAATCGCTGGCGCAGCTCGTCGTTGGTGTGCCGCTTGACCTTCCACGCCATCGACTGCGCGGTGTTCGGCGAATCCGCGTCCGGCGGCCCGAACATCATCAGCGAGGGCCACCACCAGCGGTTCACCGCCTCCTGCACCATGTCCCGCTGCTGCTCGGTGCCGCGCATCATGGTCATCAGCAGCTCGTAGCCCTGCCGCTGATGGAACGACTCCTCCTTGCAGATCCGGATCATCGCCCGCGCGTAGGGCCCGTACGACGAGCGGCACAGCGGCACCTGGTTGCAGATCGCCGCGCCGTCCACCAGCCAGCCGATCACGCCGACGTCGGCGAAGGTCAGCGTCGGGTAGTTGAAGATCGACGAGTACTTCTGCTTACCGGTGATGAGCTTGTCGGTCAGGTCCGCGCGGTCCGCGCCGAGCGTCGCCGCCGCGGAGTACAGGTACAACCCGTGGCCGGCCTCGTCCTGCACCTTCGCGAGCAGGATCGCCTTGCGCCGCAACGACGGCGCGCGGGTGATCCAGTTGCCCTCCGGCTGCATCCCGATGATCTCCGAGTGCGCGTGCTGCGCGATCTGCCGGATCATCGTCTTGCGATAGCCCTCGGGCACCCAGTCTCGCGGCTCGATCCGCTGGTCGCGCTCGATGGTGTGCTCGAACAGGGCTTCCAGGTCCGGTTCCGCTACCGCAGTCACGGCTGCTCCTTCGAGACGAGGGTGAGCACGTCGTACTTCGCCACCGAGTCGCCGTCGGCGTTCGTGACGTCGGCGTCCCAGCGGACTTCGCCGTACTCCTGGTCGATCCGCGGCGTGATCTGCTTGGCGGTCAAGGTGACGGTCAGCGCGTCGCCCGCCTTGACCGGCGTCAGGAACCGCAGGTTCTCCAAGCCGTAGTTGGCCAGCACCGGCCCCGGCTCGGGCGAGACGAACAGGCCCGCGGCGAACGAGAGCACCAGATAGCCGTGCGCCACAATGCCGCCGAACAGCGGGTTCGCCGCCGCAGCGGCCTCGTCGGTGTGCGCGTAGAAGGTGTCGCCGGTGAACTCGGCGAAGTGGTCGATGTCGGCGCGCGTGACAGTGCGCGGACCGGCCACCACGGTGTCGCCGATGTTCAGCTCTGCCAGCGACTTCCGGAACGGGTGCTCGCCTTCGACGCGCGGACCGCCTTCGACCCACCGGCCGGTGACCGCACCGAGCACCTTCGGGCTGCCCTGCACGGCGGTGCGCTGCATGTGGTGCAGCACGCCGCGGATACCGCCCATTTCCTCGCCGCCGCCCGCGCGGCCAGGCCCGCCGTGCACCAGCTGCGGCATCGGCGAACCGTGCCCGGTGGATTCCTTCGCGTCGTCGCTGTCGAGCACGAGCAGCCGGCCGTGGTACGGCGCGACGCCCAGCACGATCTCGCGGGCGAACACCGGGTCGCCGGTCACCACGGACCCGGCCAGGCTGCCGCCGCCGCGCGCCGCGAACTCGATGACCTGCTTGACCGACGTGTACGGCATCAGCGTGGACACCGGGCCGAACGCCTCGACCTCGTGCGGCTCCGCGCGCTCTGGATCGGCCTTGAGCAGCACCGGAGAGAGGAACGCCCCGGTCGCCGCGTCACCGTCCACGACATCGACGTGTTCCGGGTCGCCGAAGACGATGCTGCCCGCGTCGAGCAGTGCCTTGAGCGAACGGCGTACCTCTTCGCGCTGTTCCAGACTGGCCAGCGCGCCCATCCGGACGCCCTCCGCGTTCGGATTGCCGACAGTTACTTTCGCGAGCCGGGCGCTCGCCGCCTCGGCGACGTCGTCCAGCATCTCGGCCGGCACGAACGCGCGGCGGATGGCGGTGCACTTCTGGCCCGCCTTCACCGTCATCTCGGTGACCAGCTGCTTGACGAACAGGTCGAACTCCGGCGTCGACGGCCGGGCGTCCGGGGCGAGGATCGAGCAGTTCAGCGAGTCGGCCTCGGCGTTGAATCGCACCGAGTTCCGCACGATCGCCGGGTGCGCGCGCAGCTTCTGCGCGGTGGACGCAGAACCGGTGAACGACACCAGGTCCTGCGCGGTCACGTGGTCCAGCAGGTCTCCGACGCTGCCCGCGACGAACTGCACCGTGCCCTCGGGCAGGATGCCGGATTCGACGATCAGCTCCACGAGCCGCGCGGTCAGGTACGCGGTCTGGCTGGCCGGTTTGATCAGGCTGGGCACGCCGGCGAGGAACGCGGGCGCGAACTTCTCCAGCGGACCCCACACCGGGAAGTTGAAGGCGTTGATCTGGATCGCGACGCCGTGCAGCGGCGTGGCGATGTGCTGCGCCACGAATGTGCCGCCCCGGCTCAGCGGCTCGACCGCACCGTCTACGTACACGGTGTCGTTCGGCAGCTCGCGCTTGCCCTTCGAGCCGTAGCTGAACAGCACGCCGATGCCGCCGTCGATGTCGAACTTCGAATCGCCGAGCGTCGCACCCGTGCGCGCCGACAGTGCGTACAGCTCTTCACGGTGCTCACGCAGGTACGAAGCGAGCGACTTCAGCAGAGCAGCACGCTGATGGAACGTCAGCTTGCGCAGCGCGGGACCGCCGACCGTGCGGCCGTACTCGAGCGCACCGGCGAAATCGACTCCCTCCGAGGAAATCCGGGCCACTTCCTCCCCGGTAGCCGCGTCGTGCAGCGGAACACCCTCGCCAGGCGCCGTGTGCCATCCCCCGGAGACGTAGCTGCGGAGCAGAACCATGCCGACCCTCTCGCCGAATTACCAACCGGACGTTCAGTAATTCGCAGGATAGCTGCTCGCCGCACTGATCGGAACCCCCGCACTGCTTGACACTGCCGAAGACGCCGCCTTTACTGGGCCCAGCGACAATTACCGGCCGTTCGGTCAGTAAGTAACCAGCTTCGGAGGACGGTCGGCCGTGACCCGCAATGCCGCGCACACCATGTTCGACGCCGATGAAGCGTCCCGTGCGCTCGGCATAGAACTGGTCGAAGCGGCGGGCGGGCGAGCGGTGGCCACCATGAAGGTCACCGAGACGATGGTCAACGGCCACGACATCGCCCACGGCGGGTACGTCTTCCTGCTCGCCGACACCACGTTCGCCCTCGCCTGCAACACGCACGGGCCGGTCACCGTCGCCGCCGGCGCGGAGATCTCCTTCGTCGCGGCGGGCAAGCTGGGCGATCACCTCGTCGCGACGGCCGTCGAGCGCACCCGCTACGGCCGCAACGGCATCTACGACGTCACCGTGCACCGGGAAACCCCCGGCGGGCCCGAGGTCGTCGCCGAATTCCGCGGCCGCAGCCGCGTCATCGAGAAGACCCGGGAACCACAGTGACTGCCGAGACGTCCGAGACCGCCCAGACCGCAGATTCCGCCGAAACCCTCAGCGCCGACGAGCTGGCCGCGCTCCAGCTGGAACGGCTGCAGTGGACACTGCGACACGCGTACGAGAACGTCGCTGTCTACCGCAAGAAGTTCGACGACGCCGGCGTGCACCCGGACGACTGCCGCGAGCTGGCCGACCTGGCGAAGTTCCCCTTCACCACCAAGGCCGACCTGCGCGACAACTACCCGTTCGGCATGTTCGCGGTCCCGCAGGACCAGGTACGCCGGCTGCACGCCTCCAGCGGCACCACCGGGAAGCCGACCGTCGTCGGCTACACCGAACAGGACCTGGACACCTGGGCGACGGTGATGGCGCGGTCGATCCGCGCGGCCGGCGGCCGGCCCGGGCACAAGCTGCACAACGCCTACGGGTACGGCCTGTTCACCGGCGGCCTCGGCGCGCACTACGGCGCGGAAAAGCTGGGCTGCACCGTGATTCCGGCCTCCGGCGGGATGACCGCCCGGCAGGTCCAGCTGATCACCGACTTCAAGCCGGAGATCATCATGATCACCCCGTCGTACATGCTGACGCTGCTGGACGAGTTCGAGCGTCAGGGCGTGGACCCGCGGGCGAGTTCGCTGCGGGTCGGCATCTTCGGCGCGGAGCCGTGGACCGAGCAGATGCGCACGGAGATCGAGGACCGGTTCGGACTGGACGCGGTGGACATCTACGGCTTGTCCGAGGTGATGGGCCCGGGCGTCGCGCAGGAATGCGTGGAAACCAAGGACGGCCTGCACATCTGGGAGGACCATTTCTTCCCCGAGGTGATCGACCCGTTCACCGAGCAGGTGCTGCCCGCGGGCGAGTCCGGCGAACTGCTGTTCACGTCGCTGACCAAGCAAGCGCTGCCGATCATCCGCTACCGCACCCGCGACCTGACCCGGCTGCTGCCGGGCACCGCGCGGCCGGCGTTCCGGCGGATGGAGAAGGTGACCGGCCGCAGCGACGACCTGATCATCCTGCGCGGGGTGAACGTCTTCCCGACCCAGATCGAGGAGATCGTGCTGCGGACCGCCGGGCTGAGCCCGCACTTCCAGCTGGTCCGCTCCACCCGGGGACGGCTGGACCACCTCACCGTCCGGGTCGAAGCCCGTCCGGACGCGTCCGCGGACGCCCGGACGCTCGCCGCCTCGGTGCTGGCCACCGGAGTGAAGGACGGCGTCGGCGTGACCGTGTCGGTGGAGGTCGTGGACCCGGACACGCTGGAGCGCTCGGTCGGCAAGATGCGCCGGGTGCTGGACCAGCGCTCGTGACCGCACCCGCCCGCCGCGGCCGTCCCGGCTACGACCTGGAGTCGCTGCTGCAGGTCGCCGTCGAGCTGTTCAACGAACGCGGCTACGACGGGACCAGCATGGAGGACCTGTCGCGCAAGCTCGGCATCACGAAATCCGCGATCTACCACCACGTGCCGAGCAAGGAGGAACTGCTGCGGCTGGCGGTGGACCGGGCGCTGGACGGGCTGTTCGAGGTCGCGGACCGGACCGAGGCGCTGGACGGCCGCGCGATCGACCGACTGGAGCATCTGGTGCGCGGCAGCGTGCTGGTCCTCGCGGACCGGCTGCCGTTCGTGACGCTGCTGCTTCGGGTGCGGGGCAACACGAAGGCCGAACGAGCGGCGCTGGCCCGGCGGCGCGAGTTCGACCGGCTGGTGACGGATCTGGTGAAGCAGGCGGAGGTAGAAGGCGACGTCCGGCCGGACCTCGACCCGGCGGTCGCCGCGCGCCTGCTGTTCGGCACGGTGAACTCGCTCATCGAGTGGTACCGGCCGAGGCGCGGGTCCTCGCCGGAGGAACTCGCGGACGCGGTGTGCAAGATGGCGTTCGACGGGTTGCGCGCCTGAGTTTTACCGGCTGCGGCCCCGCGGTTGCCTGCCGAGTCAGTCGCGGGGTTGCCGGAGGCCGTCCGAACGGGCTTTCACGGCAATGGACTGCAGGGCGGACAGGTGCTCGGCCAGGGTGTCGCGGCCGCTGTCGGTCAGGTTGAGCCAGGTGCGCGGCCGCTTGCCCACGTAGCCCTTGCGGACGTCGACGTAGTCGTTTCGGGAAAGGGTGGAGATCTGTTTGGACAGCGCGGAATCGGAGAGCTGCACCGAGTCGCGCACGAACCCGAACTCCGCCCATTCCGCGGCGGAGAGCAGCGCCACGATCGCCAGTCTCGTCGGGTCCAACAGGAGCTGGTCGAGCTCGGCCACCACTCAGTCCTTGTCTTGCCGGCGAAGCAGCCACAGCTGGAACCTGGGGCCGAGAAAGATGATATAGAGCCCGGCTAAGACGCCGTAGCAGATGGTGCCGTGCGGGATGTGGAGCAGCGGGATGGCAACGCCCGCGACGATCGACAGGCCCACGATAGGGGCGAGGCGCCACCCGGTGGGAGGCAGAGCCCGGCTCGACACCGCGACCGGCTGGCCGAGCAGGCTGCTTCCGATCCTGGTGCGCAGCAGGACGACCAGCAGCAATCCGACGGCCAGCACGACCCAGGTCAGCCAGGACCGCGTCGCGGGGAACAGGTCGATGGCCACCGTGTAGCCGACCACGACCAGACCGGCGACGATCGAGTTCCACCGGCTGCCCAGCGCGGACGCGACCACCCGCTGCCTGCTCTCGTTTGCACTGCGCAGCGCCGCCGCCGCCTCTTCCGGCGTCGGCGTGTTCATCGGTTCGCTCACAGCTGCCACTCCTTCGCGCCGGACGCCCCTCAGGCAAGTAGTTGCCTGATAAGAAAGTAACTTGTACTTTCCGCTTAGGCAAGTACGTTCCTGTGCGGCTGATCTTCCGCGTCGGCCGGCGGCCAGTGCCCGGGCAGCGCTTCGGGACGAGTCTCGGGCCGGACTCACCTCCGGTCCCGCTGCGCGGGCATGGTCGCCACGAAGCCCGTGCTGCGCCCCAGATCGTCCAGCAGCCAGCCCATTCGCTTCACCGTCCGCAGAATCAGCGCGGAATCGAGCACCGACAGCGGAGCCAGGCCCTGTTCCAGGTGTTCCTGCATCCGCATCGACTCCTCGATCGACCGCATCCACGTCGTCACCAGAAGATTGGCCGGACCGGGCAGGCTCGCCACCTGGCGCAGCGCCGGGTTGGCGCGCAGCCGGTCCACGCAGGTGGACACGTGCGCTACCGGGACCTGGCACCACCAGTTCACGACGATCGGCGACGGGGTGAGGCCCTGCGCGATCTCGCAGCGGAAGGTCAGCGCGTCCGCGCTGAGCAGGTGGCCGAGCTGACGGCGGACCGTCGACACCGGCCGCCCGGTGATGCGCGCCAGGTCTGCGGCGCTGCGACGGCCGTCTTCGCCGAGCGCGATGGTCAGCGGCGCGTACGGCTCCTTCCACGGTTCGACCGCGGCAGGCCGGCCACTGCCGGCTGGAGGCAGCTGAGACACCGCCTGCACCCGGGTCCGGTCCAGCGCGCCCACCCGCCACGAACTGCCTTCGACGTGCAGCCGAGACGCCAGGTGCGACCGGGTGTTGAGCACCCCGGGCAGGCTCGGAATCGCGTCCAGCAGCAGCGTGGACAGGTCGCGCATGCCAAGTCCGAACACGGTCAGCACCAGGCTGTACTCGCGCGAAGCCTCCTCGATGCTGGCGACTGACGGCCACGTGCGCAGTTCCCGGATCAGGTCCCGGACCTGGCCGCTGGCGCAGCGGATCTCCACATACGCGGCTTGGATCTGGGGCAGCGCCGAGACGTGCGGGTACGCGGTCACCCAGGCCGCGCCGCCCTCGCGCAGCCGTTCCCATCGCCGGGCGAGGGTGACCGGCGACGAGCTGAGCGCGTCGGCCAGGTGAGCCCAGCTGGCGCGGGGCCGCAGCTGCAGCGCGTGGATGAGCGAAAAATCCTCCTCTTCGAGGGTTTCGAGCACGTTTTCTTCTCCAACCAGCTGATCAACAAGCGATTCCGGCGATTTTAGCCCGAGATCAGCCCTAAATTCGCACACTCGACCACCAAGACGCCCGTTCCCCGACGAAGAGGAGCCGAGCCGGTGGACCTCCACGACGACGCCCGCAGCCAGCAGGACGATCTGGCCCAGTTGCGCCGCGAACTGCACCGCGAACCCGAGATCGGCCTGGACCTGCCCCGTACCCAGGAACGCGTGCTGCGCGAACTCGACGGGCTCGGGCTGGAGATCTCCACCGGAACCGGTACGACGTCGGTGACCGCGGTGCTTCGCGGCGAAGGCCCGGCGCGCGATTCCGCTCAGCCGCGCACGGTCTTGTTGCGGGCAGACATGGACGCGCTTCCGGTCCAGGAGGCGACCGGGCTCGACTTCGCCGCCACCAACGGCGCGATGCACGCGTGCGGCCACGATTTGCACACCACGTCGCTGATCGGCGCGGCTCGGCTGCTGCGCACTCACCGCGACCGGCTCAACGGCGACGTCGTGCTGATGTTCCAGCCCGGGGAAGAAGGTTGGGACGGCGCAGGAGTGATGCTGCAGGAAGGCGTGCTCGACGCCGCGGGCCAGCGGGCCGATGCCGCGTACGGACTGCACGTCTTCTCGGCGATGCTGCCCAGCGGCCAGTTCGCCAGCCGCCCCGGCACGCTGATGTCCGCCTCGCACAAGCTGCTCGTGACCGTGCACGGCGAAGGCGGCCACGGCTCGATGCCGCACCGCGCCAAGGACCCGATTTCCGCCGCCGCGGCGATGATCACCGCGCTGCAGACGATGATCACGCGACGGCTGGACATCTTTGACCCGGCAGTGCTGACCGTCGGCGTGATTCGCGGTGGCACCAAACGCAATGTCATCCCGGCGACCGCGGAGTTCGAAGCCACCGTCCGCTGTTTCTCCGACGAGACGGCCGCTCTCCTCGACACGACGATCCGCGAGACGATCGACGGGGTCGCGCGGGCGAACGGCGTGACTGCCGACGTCACGTTCGAGAACGAATATCCCGTGACTGTCACCGATGTCGACGAGACCGCGTTCGGCGCCGAGGTCGTCCGCGAAGCGATCGGCGAGGAGTTCTACACCGAGCTGCCGAACCCGGTGGCCGGCTCCGAAGACTTCTCCCGCGTGCTCGCCGCGGTGCCCGGCACATTCCTCGGCCTCGGCGCACTGCTGCCTGGTCTCGACCCGCAGGCCGCGCCCAACAATCACAGCCCGTACGCCGATTTCGACCCATCGGTGCTCTCCCGCGCCGCCACCGTCTACGCCGAGCTCGCTGTCCGCCGTCTCGACCGCTTCGCCGAAGGAGCCTCCCGATGACCACAAACGTCATCCCGGACCGCCGCCGGACTCTGTTCGGACTCGGTGCCGGCAACGCGATGGAATGGTTCGACTGGAACATCTATGCCACCTTCGCGTCCTTCTTCGCTTCGCAGTTCTTCAACGCGCACAGCGCGGTTTCGGCGTTGCTGAGCACCCTCGCGGTCTTCGCGGTCGGCTTTGCCGCGCGACCGCTCGGCGGCCTGGTCTTCGGCTGGATCTCCGACCGCAAGGGCCGTCAGCTTTCGATGGCGCTGACCGTCGCGATAGCCGCCGGCGGCAGCCTGGTCATCGGGTTCTCCCCCACCTACGGCCAGATCGGCGTCGGCGCGTCGGTGATCCTGGTGGTGGCCCGGCTGGCGCAGGGTCT
This sequence is a window from Amycolatopsis benzoatilytica AK 16/65. Protein-coding genes within it:
- the paaC gene encoding 1,2-phenylacetyl-CoA epoxidase subunit PaaC yields the protein MSFDNVYESITEENDSRWAFGTGFADPLSGVDTSVPSGVDSARLAAYCLMLGDDALIFSHRLQEWVAGAPELEDEVAIANIALDLLGQARLLLARAGKADGTGRSEDTLAFLRAENEFRNVRLAELGGGHFGHLIARLFVFSTWRLALFQRLESSADPVLAAIAAKGVKELAYHRDYSAQWLVRLGDGTPLSHERMAEGLAAVWPYVAELFTTHPDELVDAASLRPEFDEIVDRAVAAATLSRPETGTVAGVSGRTGRDGVHTEQMGFLLAELQSVARAMPGATW
- the paaB gene encoding 1,2-phenylacetyl-CoA epoxidase subunit PaaB — its product is MKHDWPLYEVFVRGKRGLNHVHVGSLHAADDEMALHHARDLYTRRNEGVSIWVVRASDITASSPDEKDPFFAPSGDKVYRHPTFYDIPDNVPHM
- the paaA gene encoding 1,2-phenylacetyl-CoA epoxidase subunit PaaA, which translates into the protein MTAVAEPDLEALFEHTIERDQRIEPRDWVPEGYRKTMIRQIAQHAHSEIIGMQPEGNWITRAPSLRRKAILLAKVQDEAGHGLYLYSAAATLGADRADLTDKLITGKQKYSSIFNYPTLTFADVGVIGWLVDGAAICNQVPLCRSSYGPYARAMIRICKEESFHQRQGYELLMTMMRGTEQQRDMVQEAVNRWWWPSLMMFGPPDADSPNTAQSMAWKVKRHTNDELRQRFVDMSVPQAKALGVTFPDPDLKWNAEREHYDFGAVDWDEFKNVLKGNGPCNAQRIAHRRKAHEDGAWVREAAAAHAAKKGS
- the paaZ gene encoding phenylacetic acid degradation bifunctional protein PaaZ codes for the protein MVLLRSYVSGGWHTAPGEGVPLHDAATGEEVARISSEGVDFAGALEYGRTVGGPALRKLTFHQRAALLKSLASYLREHREELYALSARTGATLGDSKFDIDGGIGVLFSYGSKGKRELPNDTVYVDGAVEPLSRGGTFVAQHIATPLHGVAIQINAFNFPVWGPLEKFAPAFLAGVPSLIKPASQTAYLTARLVELIVESGILPEGTVQFVAGSVGDLLDHVTAQDLVSFTGSASTAQKLRAHPAIVRNSVRFNAEADSLNCSILAPDARPSTPEFDLFVKQLVTEMTVKAGQKCTAIRRAFVPAEMLDDVAEAASARLAKVTVGNPNAEGVRMGALASLEQREEVRRSLKALLDAGSIVFGDPEHVDVVDGDAATGAFLSPVLLKADPERAEPHEVEAFGPVSTLMPYTSVKQVIEFAARGGGSLAGSVVTGDPVFAREIVLGVAPYHGRLLVLDSDDAKESTGHGSPMPQLVHGGPGRAGGGEEMGGIRGVLHHMQRTAVQGSPKVLGAVTGRWVEGGPRVEGEHPFRKSLAELNIGDTVVAGPRTVTRADIDHFAEFTGDTFYAHTDEAAAAANPLFGGIVAHGYLVLSFAAGLFVSPEPGPVLANYGLENLRFLTPVKAGDALTVTLTAKQITPRIDQEYGEVRWDADVTNADGDSVAKYDVLTLVSKEQP
- the paaI gene encoding hydroxyphenylacetyl-CoA thioesterase PaaI yields the protein MFDADEASRALGIELVEAAGGRAVATMKVTETMVNGHDIAHGGYVFLLADTTFALACNTHGPVTVAAGAEISFVAAGKLGDHLVATAVERTRYGRNGIYDVTVHRETPGGPEVVAEFRGRSRVIEKTREPQ
- the paaK gene encoding phenylacetate--CoA ligase PaaK produces the protein MTAETSETAQTADSAETLSADELAALQLERLQWTLRHAYENVAVYRKKFDDAGVHPDDCRELADLAKFPFTTKADLRDNYPFGMFAVPQDQVRRLHASSGTTGKPTVVGYTEQDLDTWATVMARSIRAAGGRPGHKLHNAYGYGLFTGGLGAHYGAEKLGCTVIPASGGMTARQVQLITDFKPEIIMITPSYMLTLLDEFERQGVDPRASSLRVGIFGAEPWTEQMRTEIEDRFGLDAVDIYGLSEVMGPGVAQECVETKDGLHIWEDHFFPEVIDPFTEQVLPAGESGELLFTSLTKQALPIIRYRTRDLTRLLPGTARPAFRRMEKVTGRSDDLIILRGVNVFPTQIEEIVLRTAGLSPHFQLVRSTRGRLDHLTVRVEARPDASADARTLAASVLATGVKDGVGVTVSVEVVDPDTLERSVGKMRRVLDQRS
- a CDS encoding TetR/AcrR family transcriptional regulator, producing the protein MTAPARRGRPGYDLESLLQVAVELFNERGYDGTSMEDLSRKLGITKSAIYHHVPSKEELLRLAVDRALDGLFEVADRTEALDGRAIDRLEHLVRGSVLVLADRLPFVTLLLRVRGNTKAERAALARRREFDRLVTDLVKQAEVEGDVRPDLDPAVAARLLFGTVNSLIEWYRPRRGSSPEELADAVCKMAFDGLRA
- a CDS encoding winged helix-turn-helix domain-containing protein encodes the protein MAELDQLLLDPTRLAIVALLSAAEWAEFGFVRDSVQLSDSALSKQISTLSRNDYVDVRKGYVGKRPRTWLNLTDSGRDTLAEHLSALQSIAVKARSDGLRQPRD
- a CDS encoding Lrp/AsnC family transcriptional regulator; its protein translation is MLETLEEEDFSLIHALQLRPRASWAHLADALSSSPVTLARRWERLREGGAAWVTAYPHVSALPQIQAAYVEIRCASGQVRDLIRELRTWPSVASIEEASREYSLVLTVFGLGMRDLSTLLLDAIPSLPGVLNTRSHLASRLHVEGSSWRVGALDRTRVQAVSQLPPAGSGRPAAVEPWKEPYAPLTIALGEDGRRSAADLARITGRPVSTVRRQLGHLLSADALTFRCEIAQGLTPSPIVVNWWCQVPVAHVSTCVDRLRANPALRQVASLPGPANLLVTTWMRSIEESMRMQEHLEQGLAPLSVLDSALILRTVKRMGWLLDDLGRSTGFVATMPAQRDRR
- a CDS encoding M20 metallopeptidase family protein; the protein is MDLHDDARSQQDDLAQLRRELHREPEIGLDLPRTQERVLRELDGLGLEISTGTGTTSVTAVLRGEGPARDSAQPRTVLLRADMDALPVQEATGLDFAATNGAMHACGHDLHTTSLIGAARLLRTHRDRLNGDVVLMFQPGEEGWDGAGVMLQEGVLDAAGQRADAAYGLHVFSAMLPSGQFASRPGTLMSASHKLLVTVHGEGGHGSMPHRAKDPISAAAAMITALQTMITRRLDIFDPAVLTVGVIRGGTKRNVIPATAEFEATVRCFSDETAALLDTTIRETIDGVARANGVTADVTFENEYPVTVTDVDETAFGAEVVREAIGEEFYTELPNPVAGSEDFSRVLAAVPGTFLGLGALLPGLDPQAAPNNHSPYADFDPSVLSRAATVYAELAVRRLDRFAEGASR